In Chitinophaga varians, the following are encoded in one genomic region:
- a CDS encoding RagB/SusD family nutrient uptake outer membrane protein, with amino-acid sequence MKKLRIYTLLFALASLAACSKSFLDTEDVTTATEQNFYKTPNDAFKALVGVYDGLQTVWNGGVSLPIASEILSDNAFGGTGNADGFGYQMIDEFDKLRSPSDQSLYGDNWSAYYKAIYRANMLLTHLDQVEWKGSENLRPVYESETRFIRAYLYFDMVRLWGNIPLLAKPTTDNLPQASPDSVYKLITDDLVFAANNLPAVNYSSQPVATHGRVTKWAAEALLGRVYLYYTGYYGKTDLVGTVSKQQALSYLEDVVTNGGFGLVEKFGNLWPAASLDDYVGEDNKETVFAIKYTYTSDYNGNADGNYWMVMNGMRGQSVFPYGMGWGGSPVAPRLWNAYAANDTRRKATIISIADEGLAFTNSKDQREYTGYYMKKYTPLVDNAGNSLAVKMGGTNFMIGQYQDYVSIRYADVLLMAAELGSPNAQLYFDNVRKRAFGDSFVQLPVSKDNIMNERRLEFAGEGIRYWDLLRQGIATAAAAIAETTTVKNGDVSTPKTIQAGKITETQGLSQIPYSQVTLSNGVLKQNAGW; translated from the coding sequence ATGAAAAAGCTACGCATATATACACTGCTCTTCGCGCTGGCATCACTGGCCGCCTGCAGCAAAAGCTTCCTTGACACAGAAGATGTGACGACCGCCACAGAGCAGAACTTTTATAAGACGCCCAACGATGCGTTTAAGGCGCTGGTAGGCGTATACGACGGACTGCAGACCGTATGGAACGGCGGCGTATCACTGCCGATAGCATCGGAAATATTGTCTGATAACGCTTTTGGCGGCACAGGCAATGCCGACGGATTCGGTTACCAGATGATCGACGAGTTTGACAAGCTCCGTTCTCCTTCCGATCAAAGTTTGTACGGCGACAACTGGAGCGCCTACTATAAAGCCATCTACCGGGCCAATATGCTGCTCACGCACCTGGACCAGGTGGAATGGAAAGGCAGCGAAAACCTGCGCCCGGTATATGAATCCGAAACAAGGTTCATCCGCGCTTATCTTTATTTTGATATGGTGAGACTGTGGGGAAATATCCCGCTGCTGGCCAAACCTACCACCGACAATCTGCCGCAGGCCAGTCCGGACAGCGTGTATAAACTCATTACGGACGACCTGGTGTTTGCGGCCAATAATCTCCCTGCCGTGAATTATTCCAGCCAGCCTGTCGCCACCCATGGAAGGGTGACAAAATGGGCGGCAGAAGCCCTGTTAGGCCGTGTGTATCTGTATTATACCGGTTATTATGGCAAGACAGACCTCGTGGGCACAGTATCCAAACAACAGGCGTTGTCCTATCTCGAAGACGTGGTGACCAACGGCGGGTTCGGGCTCGTGGAAAAATTCGGGAACCTGTGGCCGGCTGCGTCGCTCGATGACTATGTGGGAGAAGACAACAAAGAAACAGTGTTTGCCATTAAATACACTTATACCAGCGATTACAACGGTAACGCTGACGGTAACTACTGGATGGTAATGAATGGAATGCGCGGTCAGAGCGTTTTTCCCTATGGCATGGGATGGGGCGGCAGCCCTGTCGCGCCCCGGCTTTGGAATGCCTATGCGGCCAATGATACCAGGAGGAAAGCCACGATCATATCCATCGCAGATGAAGGGCTGGCTTTTACCAATAGTAAAGATCAGCGTGAGTATACCGGCTATTATATGAAGAAATACACGCCGTTGGTAGATAATGCGGGCAACAGCCTCGCTGTGAAAATGGGCGGTACCAACTTTATGATCGGGCAGTACCAGGACTACGTGTCTATCCGTTATGCCGACGTGTTGCTGATGGCCGCGGAACTGGGCTCTCCCAATGCGCAGTTGTATTTTGACAATGTGCGCAAACGCGCTTTCGGCGATAGTTTTGTACAGCTGCCGGTCAGCAAGGATAATATCATGAACGAAAGAAGATTGGAATTTGCCGGAGAAGGTATCCGTTACTGGGACCTGCTGCGCCAGGGCATTGCCACGGCAGCCGCTGCCATCGCGGAAACCACCACGGTGAAAAACGGTGATGTAAGCACGCCCAAGACGATACAGGCTGGTAAAATCACTGAAACACAAGGACTGTCACAAATTCCCTATTCCCAGGTGACCCTGTCTAATGGCGTACTGAAACAGAACGCCGGCTGGTGA
- a CDS encoding two-component regulator propeller domain-containing protein, with protein sequence MMRVFLLMAMLALPFQAFTQTAPYNFSKLDIYSGLSHNQVTAILKDTAGYLWFGTVSGLNRYDGYTCKALRHRQNDSTSLTDNYVLSLYELPDEKIWVATKGGPAVYDIYRECFNTNHNAYLKSLGFPEGTVSNITKGPKGRYWFLYENGDLWLYAGKQAKKMTTGPGEKIIAVQESADGKLWALRQNGVLLAYDITSGKTVLTSTAVQQQAQGHNPASLFIDSDGDIWLWSFSGGAFLYHPQDNSVKPFNENSAPSRLQSSLVSQIVQDNNGTIWIATDHGGVALIDKKNGFHTSYLLNDPKNPQSLSQNSINALYKDNNGILWLGTYKQGVNYLNSNILRFPYYHHQDSDSRSLPYDDVNRFVEDKLGNLWIGTNGGGLIYFDRKNNTFRQYLHDPANPNSISNNVIVSMWLDHQNVLWIGTYFGGLNSFDGKKFTRYRHSDQDATSLADDKVWEIYEDRHHNLWVGTWGSGLDLLDRKTGRFTHFYREKTGNQSSNYISALMEDRNGNLWTGTTYGIMVFSRDRKQITTYRQGTGKKSLSSNNVLCFQEDSKGRIWIGTHEGLNLFNEKTGDFELFTMADGFPDNIILNVLEDNHQRFWLSTPSGLCSAMPHQKGNCITLSIAGYDESNNLQNREFNDNAALKTSTGELVFGGPSGFNIINTGQTQKPASHAKLIFTGLQILNNTIKPGETVNGRVVLEQSLSKLPGIDLKYSENVFSIEFASLDYGHKSHYRYAYTLEGFNTDWLYADGDQRKATYTNLDPGHYTFKVKALNSDGSWSEPISLNIHVEPPFWRTPFAFVIYLLSAAGLLLLARRITLDRIHMRYEVEQQRREAERAHAIEQVKTKFFTNVSHELRTPLSLIISPLDTIIKNTPDEGQQKQLGLVLRNAKRLLNLVNQLLDFRKMEVQAIRLHLAMGDIVQFIHDISRSFTDIAEKKKITFNFSSAIDSLGIYFDKDKIEKILFNLLSNAFKYTPDGGAVDLRLAYDPSGNENEAMLVIEVEDTGIGIADNQQQKIFERFFQTEVPADMANQGTGIGLAITREFVKLHQGMISVKSTPGKGTCFTVRIPARKMNDQSIRSTTPLVTEEDAAQMLSEEMRKNGKMKTILVVEDNEDLRFYLKDNLRGQYHIEEATNGLEGWEKVKQCNPDLVVSDIMMPLSDGIDLVKKIRTETGTAHIPVVLLTAVGDEGRQLQAFSAGANDYITKPFTFEILDSRIKNLLAQQKLLQKRFQKQIEVNPAEITVTSVDETFLQNTLDVIEKQMDNPDFSVEDFSAAMHMNRVTLYRKILALTGKSPLEFIRSIRLKRAAQLLEKSGMTVAEIAYKVGFNNPKQFSKFFKEEFKVLPSQYAVSKKETDS encoded by the coding sequence ATGATGCGCGTTTTCCTTTTGATGGCCATGTTGGCGCTACCTTTTCAGGCTTTCACACAGACGGCCCCCTACAACTTTTCCAAACTGGACATTTATTCCGGTTTGTCCCATAACCAGGTAACAGCCATCCTGAAGGACACCGCAGGTTATCTCTGGTTTGGCACCGTGTCGGGGCTGAACCGGTATGACGGTTATACCTGTAAGGCACTACGCCACCGGCAGAACGACAGCACCTCGCTGACAGACAACTACGTGCTTTCCCTGTATGAACTTCCGGATGAAAAAATATGGGTGGCCACCAAAGGCGGGCCCGCTGTTTATGACATTTACAGGGAATGTTTCAATACTAACCACAACGCCTATCTGAAATCTTTAGGGTTTCCCGAAGGCACTGTCTCCAACATCACCAAAGGACCTAAAGGAAGATACTGGTTCCTGTATGAGAACGGCGATTTATGGCTATATGCGGGCAAACAGGCGAAAAAAATGACAACCGGCCCCGGTGAGAAGATCATTGCCGTGCAGGAATCAGCCGACGGCAAACTGTGGGCACTACGCCAGAACGGCGTTCTACTGGCGTATGACATCACTTCCGGTAAAACTGTCCTCACCAGCACCGCCGTGCAACAACAGGCCCAGGGACACAATCCCGCCAGCCTGTTTATCGACAGCGACGGCGATATATGGCTGTGGAGCTTCTCCGGGGGCGCCTTTCTTTATCATCCGCAGGACAATTCCGTGAAACCGTTTAATGAAAACTCCGCTCCCTCCCGTCTGCAATCCAGCCTTGTCAGCCAGATCGTGCAGGACAACAACGGTACCATATGGATAGCCACCGACCATGGCGGAGTAGCGTTAATTGACAAAAAGAACGGCTTTCATACCAGCTACCTGCTCAACGACCCAAAAAACCCGCAGAGCCTGAGCCAGAACAGCATTAACGCACTGTATAAAGACAACAACGGCATCCTCTGGCTGGGCACCTATAAACAAGGGGTGAACTATCTGAACAGCAATATCCTGCGGTTCCCGTACTACCACCACCAGGACTCAGACAGCAGAAGCCTTCCCTATGATGATGTGAACCGCTTCGTGGAAGACAAACTAGGTAACCTCTGGATAGGCACCAACGGCGGCGGACTGATTTACTTCGACAGAAAAAACAATACCTTCCGGCAATACCTCCACGATCCCGCCAACCCTAACAGCATCAGCAATAATGTGATCGTCAGCATGTGGCTCGACCATCAGAACGTACTCTGGATAGGCACCTACTTCGGAGGGCTCAACAGCTTCGATGGTAAAAAATTCACCCGCTACCGCCATAGTGACCAGGACGCCACTTCCCTTGCTGATGATAAAGTATGGGAAATTTATGAAGACAGACACCACAACCTGTGGGTCGGCACCTGGGGATCGGGGCTGGACCTGCTCGACAGGAAGACGGGCCGCTTTACGCACTTCTACCGGGAAAAGACCGGCAACCAATCGTCCAACTACATCTCCGCCCTGATGGAAGACCGCAACGGCAATTTATGGACCGGCACCACCTATGGCATCATGGTCTTTTCCCGCGACAGGAAACAAATCACCACCTACCGCCAGGGTACCGGCAAGAAAAGCCTGAGCAGCAATAACGTGCTCTGTTTCCAGGAAGACAGCAAAGGCAGAATATGGATAGGCACCCATGAAGGATTGAACCTGTTCAATGAGAAGACCGGCGACTTTGAGCTGTTCACCATGGCCGATGGATTCCCCGACAATATCATCCTCAATGTACTGGAAGACAACCATCAAAGGTTCTGGCTTTCCACGCCCAGCGGCCTTTGCAGCGCCATGCCACACCAGAAAGGCAACTGCATCACACTGTCCATCGCCGGTTATGACGAATCCAACAACCTGCAGAACCGGGAATTCAATGACAATGCCGCACTCAAAACCAGCACCGGTGAACTGGTTTTCGGCGGTCCTTCCGGTTTCAATATCATCAACACCGGCCAGACGCAAAAACCGGCCAGTCATGCCAAACTGATCTTCACCGGCCTGCAGATACTGAACAACACCATCAAACCGGGAGAAACCGTCAATGGCCGCGTGGTGCTGGAACAGTCCCTGTCTAAGCTCCCCGGCATTGATCTAAAATACAGCGAAAACGTTTTTTCCATCGAATTCGCGTCGCTGGACTACGGCCACAAGTCACACTACCGGTACGCCTACACGCTGGAAGGGTTTAATACCGACTGGCTCTATGCAGACGGTGATCAACGCAAAGCCACCTACACCAACCTGGACCCGGGACACTATACTTTTAAAGTCAAAGCGCTCAACAGCGACGGCTCCTGGAGCGAGCCCATATCATTGAACATCCATGTGGAACCGCCTTTCTGGCGAACGCCCTTCGCCTTTGTGATATACCTGCTGTCAGCCGCGGGCCTGCTGTTACTGGCCCGCCGCATTACACTGGACAGGATACACATGCGGTACGAAGTGGAACAGCAGCGCCGCGAAGCCGAAAGGGCCCATGCGATAGAACAGGTCAAAACAAAATTCTTCACCAACGTAAGCCACGAGTTACGCACACCGCTCAGCCTGATCATTTCTCCTCTGGACACCATCATCAAAAACACGCCTGATGAAGGCCAGCAAAAACAACTGGGACTGGTGCTCCGCAATGCCAAAAGGCTGCTGAACCTCGTCAACCAGCTGCTGGACTTCAGGAAAATGGAAGTACAGGCCATCCGGCTGCACCTGGCCATGGGCGACATTGTACAGTTTATCCACGATATCAGCCGGTCCTTTACGGACATCGCCGAAAAGAAGAAAATCACCTTTAATTTCTCTTCCGCTATCGACAGTCTCGGGATTTATTTTGATAAAGACAAAATTGAAAAGATCCTGTTCAACCTGCTGTCTAACGCTTTCAAATACACGCCGGACGGCGGCGCTGTAGACCTTCGCCTGGCGTATGATCCATCCGGCAACGAAAACGAAGCCATGCTGGTGATAGAAGTGGAAGATACCGGCATCGGCATTGCCGACAACCAGCAACAGAAAATCTTTGAACGTTTCTTTCAGACAGAAGTGCCGGCAGATATGGCCAACCAGGGCACAGGGATAGGACTGGCCATCACCCGGGAGTTCGTCAAACTCCACCAGGGCATGATCTCCGTAAAAAGCACACCAGGCAAAGGCACCTGTTTTACAGTACGGATTCCCGCCAGGAAAATGAATGACCAGAGCATTCGCAGCACTACCCCACTGGTAACAGAAGAAGATGCCGCACAAATGCTCTCGGAAGAAATGCGGAAGAACGGCAAAATGAAAACCATCCTGGTAGTGGAAGACAACGAAGACCTGCGCTTCTACCTGAAAGACAACCTCAGAGGACAGTATCATATTGAAGAAGCCACGAACGGACTGGAAGGCTGGGAGAAAGTAAAACAATGCAACCCTGACCTGGTGGTCAGTGATATCATGATGCCTTTATCAGATGGTATCGATCTTGTCAAAAAAATCAGAACGGAAACCGGTACAGCGCATATCCCTGTAGTGCTGCTCACCGCCGTAGGCGATGAAGGCCGGCAGCTACAGGCATTTTCAGCCGGCGCCAACGATTATATCACCAAGCCCTTTACCTTTGAAATACTGGACTCCAGAATTAAAAACCTGCTGGCCCAGCAGAAGCTATTACAGAAAAGATTCCAGAAACAGATTGAAGTAAACCCGGCAGAAATAACCGTCACCTCAGTAGATGAAACCTTTTTACAGAACACCCTGGACGTGATCGAAAAACAAATGGACAACCCGGATTTTTCTGTAGAAGACTTCAGTGCGGCCATGCATATGAACCGGGTAACGCTGTACCGCAAAATACTGGCGCTTACCGGCAAATCCCCGCTGGAGTTCATCCGTTCCATCCGGCTGAAGCGCGCGGCGCAGCTGCTGGAAAAAAGCGGCATGACCGTCGCCGAGATTGCCTATAAGGTGGGATTCAATAATCCCAAACAGTTCTCAAAGTTCTTTAAGGAAGAGTTTAAGGTATTACCATCGCAATATGCTGTCAGTAAAAAAGAGACAGACAGTTGA
- a CDS encoding RNA polymerase sigma factor, with translation MQDERDIWDAFRSGDESSLQAVFDKYYAPLFNYGHRFTADDHLIEDALQELFVKLWKNRESIRETGSVKNYLYKAFRRVLLRMLEAQQRKYTFSVPDDWPELPQELAYEHTMISRERLEKISRDLATALGKMTPRQREIIHLRYYEEMEYEEIAVLMQLSVSSTYKLVYKAIDTLRQYLSKTDLLILSAVIALKKI, from the coding sequence ATGCAGGATGAAAGAGATATATGGGATGCTTTTCGTTCAGGAGATGAATCCTCCCTGCAGGCGGTCTTTGATAAATATTATGCTCCGCTTTTTAACTATGGGCACCGGTTTACCGCAGACGATCATCTGATTGAAGATGCATTGCAGGAGCTGTTTGTGAAGCTCTGGAAAAACCGTGAAAGCATCCGGGAAACAGGTTCGGTGAAGAACTACCTGTACAAGGCTTTCCGGCGCGTGCTGCTTCGTATGCTGGAGGCGCAGCAACGGAAATATACCTTCTCGGTGCCGGACGACTGGCCCGAATTACCGCAGGAACTGGCTTATGAGCATACGATGATCAGCCGTGAACGGCTGGAGAAAATAAGCAGGGACCTGGCCACGGCGCTGGGCAAAATGACACCGCGCCAACGGGAAATCATCCACCTGCGTTATTATGAAGAAATGGAATACGAGGAAATAGCTGTACTCATGCAGCTTTCCGTGTCCAGTACCTATAAATTGGTTTACAAAGCCATTGATACGCTTCGGCAATACCTGTCCAAAACTGATCTCCTTATTTTGTCTGCTGTTATTGCATTGAAAAAAATCTAA
- a CDS encoding FecR family protein, which produces MEKQDRNYARYTTASFFEDDEFTRHVLKWDENAKTWWEELSAQYPDKRASMEEARAWILLLNNQQAYTPATGQSRLWSNISGEIAVYEQRRQRYYRPLKLIFRWTAAAAAVVMSMLFIRELSSHGEKSYRTVFGNHQQVLLPDESIVTLNGNSSIHYARSWKTDKPREIWLNGEAYFEVRHVAIKNRLQQSDSFHVHVSDLSLTVLGTKFNVRNRRGHTEISLLEGSLRIEKAGVFIKVLRPGEAFAYDSSKQQLTAMDRKPQANKAWTVNELDLDGYSLREIIDLLEDNYGYEIILEGPPELAQKRLSGTVPANSAEDILFVVRKIFNLKIRREANHLIISQN; this is translated from the coding sequence ATGGAAAAACAGGACAGGAACTATGCACGGTATACCACTGCTTCTTTTTTTGAAGACGATGAGTTTACACGTCATGTATTGAAGTGGGACGAGAACGCAAAGACCTGGTGGGAGGAGTTGTCCGCACAGTATCCGGACAAAAGGGCTTCCATGGAAGAGGCGCGTGCCTGGATACTGCTACTGAACAATCAGCAGGCGTATACGCCCGCTACAGGCCAGTCGCGGCTTTGGAGCAACATCAGCGGGGAAATAGCGGTCTATGAACAACGCCGCCAACGCTACTACCGGCCTTTGAAGCTGATATTCAGATGGACGGCCGCCGCGGCCGCAGTGGTGATGTCCATGCTGTTTATCAGGGAGCTGTCTTCACATGGTGAGAAATCCTACCGTACTGTATTTGGCAATCATCAGCAGGTATTATTGCCGGACGAGTCCATCGTTACGCTGAATGGTAATTCCTCTATCCATTATGCCCGCTCCTGGAAGACGGACAAGCCGAGGGAAATATGGCTCAATGGGGAAGCCTATTTTGAAGTCAGGCATGTGGCCATCAAAAACCGCCTGCAGCAATCGGATTCGTTTCATGTGCACGTGAGCGATCTGTCACTGACGGTACTGGGCACTAAGTTCAACGTCCGCAACCGCCGCGGCCATACCGAAATATCCCTGCTGGAAGGCAGCCTCCGGATAGAGAAAGCCGGTGTATTTATCAAAGTGCTCCGGCCGGGAGAGGCTTTTGCCTATGACAGCAGCAAACAACAGCTGACGGCCATGGACAGAAAGCCGCAGGCCAACAAAGCCTGGACTGTCAACGAACTGGACCTGGACGGTTATTCCCTCCGGGAAATCATTGACCTGCTGGAAGACAACTACGGGTATGAAATTATACTCGAAGGTCCGCCGGAGCTGGCACAAAAACGGCTGTCAGGCACGGTGCCGGCCAACAGCGCGGAAGACATCCTTTTTGTGGTCCGTAAAATATTTAACCTGAAAATCAGAAGAGAAGCCAATCATTTAATTATCAGCCAAAATTAG
- a CDS encoding SusC/RagA family TonB-linked outer membrane protein: MYRRLLFVMCCLCVTLPGKLFAQQQIKLKAALDEVKAVYGTRFSYEEHLLDNILVSLKKPLTKKEPVEAVLKELLYNKGFIFLYVQENYYTIIRDTRPAKSQDAMPMANDAAPLKTEQDYVQTITGTVTDKDGRPLIGVTVIPEGYAIRFGSITSSDGRYALRLHQKTNAIVFTFMGMTPLKVEVGDKTVINAQLETDVRQLQEVNVMSTGYQALPKERATGAFEQITSKQLKTVPAVSLMERLEGVAPGVRFDVRNNKISIRGVNTLQPSDGSTPLIVIDGFPAVDQDLETRGAINGASGSSVLSRYNPEDIESITILKDAAATSIWGAKAANGVIVITTKKGKKNSSQLNFSTNLSLSNPVDMKKLNRMNTADYIDLEKEMKGLGFFSDPAKWDNSWMTFNQNQPVSEALEWMFKVDRGTATASQRDSALSALSQKDNRGQIRDLLLQRAVSQQYNLSFSGGGQHSTYYISTNYTKDVPVFRSNKGESYFVTANLSNELFNNRVTINTGINYNFANTVSNMAALNAIGNGRLALRPYEMLADASGNPIARSIDFRDEVAADFLSKGYLPWTYSPLQELNYGNTTAKANRYRLNTDITTKITDWMNVSVAGSLQRNLTETINLSELNSYDSRVLINTATTVGPNGKLVYGVPYGGKMISTNRTDISYGLRGQVNVNKTLTPFLTLNALAGTEIRESKYTGYQQTRFGFDQDTYASASWNPNVSYTTVMGWSSTLGFSDGSINRGINRFLSYYGNGALSVMNNRYVISGSLRFDDFSLAGASRSQRARPLWSTGVKWNVTSEDFMKSRDWLNNLDVRITYGTGGAVPTSASNAALLNLMGLDPNTREPYGSVQAPANNKIGWELTKTWNFGVDLDLLNNRLHLSADAYTKKTSDILWQFPINSTYGWTSLYYNAASMKGHGYDIGVRGDIFKGRDFGWSSTFNFSYNTNVVTDARFTPPTSSMAVGSSTPIEGMPRDFLYAYRWAGLDDKGRSQVYTADGKIVNADMPNNAISAKDLVYMGRTTPPYFGGLFNDFRYKSFTFGVRITYEMGHVFRRLSIQNYPDYQTNNYIGLIGTQQDLALRWRKPGDEQFTNVPGLVNVSTNSSNRYKMSDLLVESASHVRLQQISLGYQVPSALLTRMAVKSVGVNFSVRNLGLIWKNNKSGVDPSYAMSTNYTNLPPARSYFISLNASF, encoded by the coding sequence ATGTACAGACGATTGTTATTTGTCATGTGTTGCCTCTGTGTAACACTGCCGGGGAAACTATTTGCACAACAGCAGATAAAGCTGAAAGCTGCCCTGGACGAAGTGAAGGCCGTGTACGGCACCCGCTTTTCCTATGAAGAACATCTGCTGGACAATATCCTCGTCAGCCTGAAAAAGCCGCTGACAAAGAAAGAGCCGGTGGAAGCGGTACTGAAGGAACTGCTCTACAATAAAGGATTTATTTTCCTCTACGTACAAGAAAATTATTATACCATCATCCGCGACACCCGGCCGGCCAAAAGCCAGGACGCCATGCCCATGGCGAACGATGCGGCGCCGCTCAAAACGGAACAGGATTATGTGCAAACCATCACGGGCACGGTAACGGATAAAGACGGCCGTCCGCTCATAGGGGTGACCGTCATCCCGGAGGGGTATGCCATTCGCTTCGGCAGCATCACCAGCAGCGACGGCAGATATGCCCTGCGCCTGCATCAGAAGACCAATGCCATCGTCTTTACCTTCATGGGCATGACGCCGCTGAAAGTGGAGGTGGGCGATAAGACAGTGATCAACGCGCAACTGGAAACCGATGTGCGCCAGCTACAGGAAGTCAATGTCATGTCCACCGGTTACCAGGCGCTGCCCAAAGAAAGGGCCACCGGCGCTTTTGAACAGATCACCAGCAAACAGCTTAAAACAGTGCCGGCGGTGAGCCTGATGGAACGTCTCGAAGGCGTGGCGCCCGGCGTACGCTTCGATGTACGCAACAATAAAATTTCCATCCGGGGCGTCAATACCCTCCAGCCTTCAGATGGCAGCACGCCGCTGATTGTCATCGACGGATTTCCGGCCGTTGACCAGGACCTGGAAACCAGGGGCGCCATCAACGGCGCCAGCGGCAGCTCTGTATTAAGCAGGTATAATCCCGAAGACATTGAATCGATCACAATCCTCAAAGATGCCGCCGCTACCTCCATCTGGGGAGCCAAAGCCGCCAACGGCGTGATTGTGATCACTACCAAAAAAGGGAAGAAAAATTCCTCCCAGCTGAACTTCAGCACCAATCTGAGCCTGTCCAATCCTGTCGATATGAAAAAACTCAACCGCATGAACACGGCGGATTACATCGACCTCGAGAAAGAGATGAAAGGCCTCGGCTTCTTTTCCGACCCGGCCAAATGGGACAACAGCTGGATGACCTTTAACCAGAACCAGCCTGTCAGCGAAGCGTTGGAGTGGATGTTTAAAGTAGACAGGGGCACGGCCACTGCCAGTCAGCGCGACTCCGCCCTGTCTGCCCTCAGCCAGAAGGATAACCGCGGGCAGATCCGCGACCTGCTGTTGCAACGGGCCGTATCGCAACAGTATAACCTGTCTTTCTCCGGTGGAGGACAACACAGCACCTATTATATTTCTACCAACTATACGAAAGATGTGCCTGTGTTCCGCAGCAACAAAGGCGAGAGCTACTTTGTGACCGCCAATCTCAGTAATGAATTGTTCAATAACCGTGTGACCATCAACACCGGCATCAATTATAACTTTGCCAACACCGTTTCCAACATGGCGGCCCTAAACGCCATCGGAAACGGGCGTTTGGCATTACGCCCTTATGAAATGCTGGCAGATGCTTCCGGCAATCCTATCGCCCGGTCCATCGATTTCCGGGATGAAGTGGCAGCAGACTTTCTCAGCAAAGGGTACCTGCCATGGACCTATAGCCCGCTGCAGGAGCTTAACTACGGCAATACCACTGCTAAAGCCAATCGTTATCGCCTTAATACAGACATCACCACCAAAATCACCGACTGGATGAACGTCAGCGTGGCAGGCAGTCTGCAACGCAACCTGACGGAAACGATCAACCTTAGTGAGCTGAACAGCTACGACAGCAGGGTGCTGATCAATACCGCCACCACGGTGGGGCCAAACGGCAAACTGGTGTACGGCGTGCCTTACGGAGGAAAAATGATCAGCACCAACCGGACGGATATCAGCTACGGCCTTCGCGGACAGGTAAACGTGAATAAAACACTGACGCCTTTTTTAACGCTGAATGCGCTCGCCGGCACGGAAATCCGGGAAAGCAAATACACTGGTTATCAACAAACCCGCTTCGGGTTTGACCAGGACACCTATGCCTCCGCATCCTGGAACCCTAACGTGAGCTATACAACGGTGATGGGATGGTCTTCCACCCTTGGTTTCTCCGATGGAAGCATCAACAGGGGCATCAACAGGTTCCTGTCTTACTATGGCAACGGCGCTTTGTCTGTGATGAACAACCGCTACGTTATCTCCGGAAGCCTGCGTTTCGACGATTTTTCCCTGGCCGGCGCTTCCCGCAGCCAGCGTGCAAGGCCGTTGTGGAGCACCGGTGTTAAATGGAACGTTACTTCAGAAGACTTTATGAAATCCCGGGACTGGCTCAATAACCTCGACGTGCGCATCACCTATGGTACCGGTGGCGCCGTGCCCACCAGCGCAAGTAATGCCGCACTGCTGAACCTGATGGGACTTGACCCGAACACCAGGGAACCTTATGGCAGCGTACAGGCGCCGGCTAATAACAAAATAGGCTGGGAGCTCACAAAGACGTGGAACTTCGGCGTGGACCTCGATTTGTTGAACAACCGGCTGCATCTTAGCGCTGACGCCTATACGAAAAAGACCAGTGATATTTTATGGCAGTTCCCCATCAACAGCACCTACGGCTGGACCAGCCTGTATTATAATGCCGCCAGCATGAAAGGGCATGGTTATGATATCGGCGTAAGAGGCGATATCTTCAAAGGCCGTGACTTTGGCTGGAGCAGTACTTTCAATTTCTCCTACAATACCAACGTGGTCACGGATGCCCGCTTCACACCACCTACCAGCAGCATGGCCGTTGGCAGCAGCACGCCCATTGAAGGAATGCCGCGCGACTTCCTGTATGCCTATCGCTGGGCAGGACTGGATGACAAAGGCCGTTCGCAGGTATATACCGCCGACGGAAAAATCGTGAACGCAGATATGCCCAATAATGCTATCTCCGCTAAAGACCTCGTGTACATGGGCCGTACCACGCCGCCTTATTTTGGCGGGCTGTTCAACGATTTCAGGTACAAATCGTTTACGTTCGGCGTTCGCATTACCTATGAAATGGGCCATGTGTTCCGCAGGCTGTCTATTCAAAACTATCCCGACTATCAAACCAATAATTACATCGGACTGATTGGCACACAGCAGGACCTGGCGCTTCGCTGGCGCAAACCCGGCGATGAGCAGTTCACCAATGTTCCGGGCCTGGTGAACGTGTCCACCAACAGCAGCAACCGTTATAAAATGTCGGACCTGCTGGTGGAAAGCGCCAGCCACGTCCGCCTGCAACAAATATCGCTGGGATACCAGGTGCCTTCCGCTTTGTTGACGCGCATGGCGGTAAAGTCAGTGGGCGTGAACTTCTCTGTACGTAACCTGGGGCTTATCTGGAAAAATAACAAGTCCGGTGTAGATCCCAGCTACGCCATGAGCACCAACTATACCAACCTGCCGCCTGCACGCAGCTATTTCATCAGCCTGAACGCATCTTTCTAA